A section of the Rhizobium sp. SSA_523 genome encodes:
- a CDS encoding P-II family nitrogen regulator: protein MKKIEAIIKPFKLDEVKEALQEVGLQGITVTEAKGFGRQKGHTELYRGAEYVVDFLPKVKVEVVLADENVDAVIDAIRNAAQTGRIGDGKIFVSNIEEVVRIRTGETGVDAI from the coding sequence ATGAAAAAGATCGAAGCGATCATTAAGCCTTTCAAACTGGATGAAGTTAAGGAAGCGCTTCAAGAGGTCGGACTGCAGGGTATCACGGTCACCGAGGCCAAAGGCTTCGGGCGCCAGAAGGGACATACGGAGCTCTATCGGGGCGCCGAATATGTCGTGGACTTCCTGCCGAAGGTGAAGGTTGAGGTCGTGCTGGCCGACGAGAATGTCGACGCCGTGATCGATGCCATCCGCAATGCAGCCCAGACGGGGCGCATCGGCGACGGCAAGATCTTCGTGTCCAATATCGAGGAAGTCGTTCGCATCCGCACCGGCGAGACCGGCGTGGACGCGATCTGA
- the glnA gene encoding type I glutamate--ammonia ligase: MTTASDIMKQIKENDVKFVDLRFTDPKGKLQHVTMDVTAVDEDMFADGVMFDGSSIAGWKAINESDMVLMPDPATVHMDPFFAQSTMVIMCDILDPISGEAYNRDPRGTAKKAEAYLKASGIGDTVFVGPEPEFFVFDDVKYKADPFNTGFKLDSSELPSNDDTDYETGNLGHRPRVKGGYFPVPPVDSLQDMRSEMLTVLTEMGVVVEKHHHEVASAQHELGVKFDTLVRNADKMQIYKYVVHQVANAYGKTATFMPKPVFGDNGSGMHVHQSIWKDGKPTFAGDEYAGLSESCLYYIGGIIKHAKAINAFTNPTTNSYKRLVPGYEAPVLLAYSARNRSASCRIPFGSGPKSKRVEVRFPDPTQNPYLGFAAMLMAGLDGIKNKIHPGKAMDKDLYDLPPKELKKIPTVCGSLREALECLDRDRKFLTAGGVFDDDQIDAYIELKMQEVMRFEMTPHPVEFDMYYSA, translated from the coding sequence ATGACGACCGCAAGCGACATCATGAAGCAAATCAAGGAGAACGACGTCAAGTTCGTCGACCTGCGCTTTACCGACCCCAAGGGCAAGCTGCAGCACGTCACGATGGATGTCACGGCTGTGGATGAGGACATGTTCGCCGATGGCGTCATGTTCGACGGTTCCTCGATCGCCGGCTGGAAGGCTATCAATGAGTCCGACATGGTTCTCATGCCCGATCCGGCCACGGTCCACATGGATCCGTTCTTTGCCCAGTCGACCATGGTGATCATGTGCGACATTCTCGATCCGATCTCCGGCGAAGCCTATAATCGCGATCCGCGCGGCACGGCGAAAAAGGCGGAAGCCTATCTGAAGGCATCGGGCATCGGCGATACGGTCTTTGTCGGCCCGGAGCCGGAATTCTTCGTCTTCGACGACGTGAAGTACAAGGCCGATCCGTTCAACACCGGCTTCAAGCTGGATTCCTCCGAGCTGCCGTCGAACGACGATACGGATTACGAAACCGGCAATCTCGGCCACCGCCCGCGCGTCAAGGGCGGCTATTTCCCGGTTCCGCCGGTCGATAGCCTGCAGGACATGCGCTCGGAAATGCTGACGGTTCTGACCGAAATGGGCGTTGTCGTCGAAAAGCATCACCACGAAGTGGCATCCGCCCAGCACGAACTGGGTGTGAAGTTCGATACGCTGGTGCGCAATGCCGACAAGATGCAGATCTACAAATATGTCGTGCATCAGGTCGCCAATGCCTATGGCAAGACGGCAACCTTCATGCCCAAGCCGGTGTTCGGCGACAACGGCTCCGGCATGCATGTGCACCAGTCGATCTGGAAGGACGGCAAGCCGACCTTCGCCGGTGACGAATATGCCGGCCTGTCGGAGAGCTGCCTCTATTATATCGGCGGCATCATCAAGCATGCCAAGGCGATCAACGCCTTCACCAATCCGACGACCAATTCCTACAAGCGCCTGGTCCCCGGCTATGAAGCTCCGGTTCTGCTCGCCTATTCGGCGCGCAACCGTTCGGCCTCCTGCCGCATTCCCTTCGGCTCCGGTCCGAAGTCCAAGCGTGTGGAAGTCCGCTTCCCCGACCCCACGCAGAACCCCTATCTGGGCTTTGCCGCGATGCTGATGGCCGGTCTCGACGGCATCAAGAACAAGATCCATCCGGGCAAGGCCATGGACAAGGATCTTTACGACCTGCCGCCGAAGGAATTGAAGAAGATCCCGACGGTCTGCGGCTCCTTGCGCGAAGCCCTCGAATGCCTCGACAGGGATCGCAAGTTCCTGACCGCCGGCGGCGTCTTCGACGACGACCAGATCGATGCCTATATCGAGCTGAAGATGCAGGAAGTCATGCGTTTCGAAATGACGCCGCATCCGGTCGAATTCGACATGTACTACTCGGCGTAA
- a CDS encoding DMT family transporter: MSQSGASPRAIDWLLFVLAPLFFSTNLIFGRGITGDIGPFITAFLRWFGATLLILPLIWHDRRACLDLVRRHTLLWLVLGILGMGICGGFVYWALTKTTASNATLIYTTSSLFILLFQCLFQGRRLRLAEICGMAIAFAGVATIVLKGEPAQLLAITFNIGDLGVLLAAVAFALYSMLLRKPSIAAMRPLSLFGLLAASGAIVLFPPALVEFLSGAPVPDSASDWLKLAGIIAFASLAAFYCFQHSVRVFGPAQAGVTLYLMPPISILLAILFLGEAFQSYHAAGIVLVMGGVFLATAPRPRLSAS, translated from the coding sequence ATGTCCCAATCCGGTGCTTCCCCCCGCGCAATCGACTGGCTTCTGTTCGTGCTTGCACCGCTCTTCTTTTCCACCAACCTCATCTTCGGCCGCGGCATTACCGGTGATATCGGTCCCTTCATCACGGCCTTTCTCCGCTGGTTCGGCGCGACACTGCTGATTCTGCCGCTGATCTGGCACGACCGGCGGGCCTGCCTCGACCTCGTGCGCCGCCACACCCTGCTCTGGCTGGTGCTCGGTATTCTGGGAATGGGAATTTGCGGCGGCTTCGTCTACTGGGCGCTGACGAAGACGACCGCTTCCAATGCGACCCTGATCTACACCACCTCCTCCCTGTTCATCCTGCTGTTTCAATGCCTTTTCCAAGGGCGCAGGCTGCGGCTGGCGGAGATTTGCGGAATGGCGATCGCCTTTGCAGGCGTCGCAACCATCGTCCTGAAGGGCGAGCCGGCGCAATTGCTGGCGATCACCTTCAATATCGGGGATCTCGGCGTGCTTCTGGCGGCGGTCGCCTTCGCGCTCTATTCCATGTTGCTGCGCAAGCCCTCGATCGCCGCCATGCGCCCGCTGTCGCTGTTCGGCCTCCTGGCGGCCTCAGGCGCCATCGTGCTCTTCCCGCCGGCCCTGGTGGAGTTCCTGTCGGGCGCCCCGGTCCCCGATTCTGCCAGCGACTGGCTGAAACTGGCCGGCATCATCGCATTTGCCTCGCTGGCGGCCTTCTACTGTTTCCAGCATTCGGTGCGCGTCTTCGGCCCGGCCCAGGCCGGCGTGACATTGTATCTGATGCCGCCGATTTCGATCCTGCTGGCCATCCTGTTTCTGGGCGAGGCGTTTCAGTCCTACCACGCCGCCGGGATTGTCCTCGTCATGGGAGGCGTGTTCCTGGCGACCGCGCCGCGCCCTCGCCTGTCGGCTTCGTGA
- the hspQ gene encoding heat shock protein HspQ, which translates to MKQRNAKFTIGEVVRHKVFPFRGIVFDVDPEFANTEEWWNAIPAEIRPHKDQPFYHLLAENDETSYVAYVSEQNLEHDESGVPLQNPHIGQIFERAETGRLKPKAILAH; encoded by the coding sequence ATGAAACAACGAAACGCAAAATTCACCATCGGCGAAGTCGTTCGTCACAAGGTCTTTCCGTTCCGCGGAATTGTTTTCGATGTGGATCCCGAATTCGCCAATACCGAGGAATGGTGGAATGCCATTCCGGCAGAAATCCGTCCGCACAAGGATCAGCCCTTCTACCACCTTCTGGCGGAAAACGACGAGACGTCCTATGTCGCCTATGTGTCGGAGCAGAATCTGGAACATGACGAGAGCGGCGTTCCCTTGCAGAACCCGCATATCGGCCAGATTTTCGAAAGGGCCGAAACCGGTCGCCTGAAGCCGAAGGCCATTCTGGCGCACTGA
- a CDS encoding invasion associated locus B family protein codes for MMLNAHKVLGTALSALALSFGAAPMAAMAQDAAAPAGAPPLGWFKTCDKQGDSDVCAVQNVLLSQNGQLITAVGLITVEGQVNRKIMQVSVPSARLIQPGITMQIDGGKAQKLDYVLCIPDRCTAEVPLTDPVIASLKKGGEVVFTSVNFRRAANPIKVSLNGFTGAFDGAPISQSQLAESQRSLQESMQKKAEEARKKLEDAQNAAKAGQ; via the coding sequence ATGATGCTCAACGCACACAAAGTTCTCGGGACGGCGCTGTCCGCCCTCGCACTGTCTTTTGGCGCCGCCCCCATGGCCGCCATGGCACAGGATGCAGCCGCTCCGGCCGGCGCCCCGCCGCTCGGCTGGTTCAAGACCTGTGACAAGCAGGGCGATAGCGATGTCTGCGCCGTTCAGAACGTGCTTCTGTCGCAGAACGGCCAGCTGATCACGGCTGTGGGCCTCATCACGGTCGAGGGCCAGGTCAACCGCAAGATCATGCAGGTATCGGTTCCCTCGGCGCGTCTGATCCAGCCGGGAATCACCATGCAGATCGATGGCGGCAAGGCCCAGAAGCTCGACTACGTGCTCTGCATCCCCGATCGCTGCACCGCTGAAGTGCCGCTGACGGATCCGGTTATCGCCAGCCTGAAAAAGGGCGGCGAAGTGGTCTTCACCTCCGTCAATTTCCGTCGCGCTGCCAATCCGATCAAGGTCTCGCTGAACGGCTTTACCGGTGCCTTCGACGGCGCGCCGATCTCGCAGTCGCAGCTCGCCGAAAGCCAGCGCAGCCTGCAGGAAAGCATGCAGAAAAAGGCTGAAGAAGCCCGCAAGAAGCTGGAAGACGCTCAGAACGCTGCCAAGGCCGGCCAGTAA
- a CDS encoding extracellular solute-binding protein: protein MRRLILSLLLLASWSGNASAEPVHAIAMHGSPALPADYRHLPYVNPTVKKGGKVAYGVVGTYDSLNPFNLKSIRTTARGVWDNIFGNLIYEPLMMRSSDEPFSLYGLLAESVEWDEQRSFIQFNLNPKAKWSDGQPVTPEDVIFSLEVLRDKGRTPFSNRLKPVKTMEKIGDHSVRFTFNETADREFPLILAFATPILPKHAVKADTFDQSTLEIPIGSGPYRIKSVSPGQKIVYERNPDYWGKDIPAKLGFDNYDEISVEYFLQESTLFEAFKKGAIDVYLEGNPTHWARAYDFPAVSSGDVVKDVFKPQVPTGMLGFVFNLRRPLFQNEDVRAALSLAFDFEWANRNLFDGAYSRTESYWQNSSLSSLGHAADEKELALLGEKARTMPEPILQGKPFLPRTDGSGGDRKVLRTVVETLKKAGYTIRNGKMVDQTGRPLAFEIMTQNQDQEKLAVAYQRSLRMIGVDLSIRTVDDAQYQSRSGSFDYDVIMKSYPSSLSPGIEQVGRWGSDSKDRQGSFNFAGLADPAVDRVITAMLNARTAEAFTTAIRAYDRILLAGNYLVPLYHIGEQWVARWKHIEHPEAVPLYGYQLSTWWDARAQK from the coding sequence ATGCGCCGCCTGATATTGTCTCTGCTCCTGCTGGCATCCTGGTCCGGCAATGCCAGCGCTGAACCCGTCCATGCGATCGCGATGCATGGGTCTCCGGCCCTGCCTGCCGATTACCGACATCTTCCTTACGTCAATCCGACGGTGAAGAAGGGCGGCAAGGTCGCCTATGGCGTCGTCGGCACCTATGACAGCCTCAATCCGTTCAACCTGAAGAGCATCCGCACCACGGCGCGCGGCGTCTGGGACAATATCTTCGGCAATCTGATCTATGAGCCGCTGATGATGCGTTCCTCCGACGAGCCTTTCAGCCTCTATGGCCTGCTGGCGGAAAGCGTCGAATGGGACGAGCAGCGCAGCTTCATCCAGTTCAACCTCAACCCCAAGGCAAAATGGTCCGACGGGCAGCCGGTGACACCCGAGGATGTGATCTTTTCTCTGGAAGTCCTGCGCGACAAGGGTCGCACGCCGTTCAGCAACCGGCTGAAACCGGTCAAGACGATGGAGAAGATCGGCGACCACAGCGTGCGCTTCACCTTCAATGAAACCGCCGATCGCGAGTTTCCGCTGATCCTGGCCTTTGCGACGCCGATCCTTCCCAAACATGCGGTGAAGGCCGACACATTCGATCAGTCGACGCTCGAAATTCCCATCGGGTCCGGACCCTATCGGATCAAGTCGGTCAGCCCTGGCCAGAAGATCGTCTATGAGCGAAACCCGGATTACTGGGGCAAGGACATTCCTGCCAAACTGGGCTTCGACAATTACGACGAGATCTCGGTCGAATATTTCCTGCAGGAGAGCACGCTGTTCGAAGCCTTCAAGAAGGGCGCGATCGATGTCTATCTTGAGGGGAACCCGACGCATTGGGCCCGTGCCTATGATTTCCCGGCAGTGTCCAGCGGCGATGTGGTGAAGGACGTCTTCAAGCCGCAGGTGCCGACCGGCATGCTCGGCTTCGTCTTCAACCTGCGCCGTCCGCTGTTCCAGAACGAAGACGTGCGTGCGGCGCTGTCGCTGGCCTTCGACTTCGAATGGGCCAACCGGAACCTCTTCGATGGCGCCTATAGCCGCACCGAAAGCTATTGGCAGAACTCGTCCCTGTCCTCGCTTGGCCATGCGGCGGACGAGAAGGAGCTTGCCCTGCTCGGCGAGAAAGCCCGGACCATGCCGGAGCCGATCCTGCAGGGAAAACCCTTTCTGCCGCGCACCGATGGCTCGGGCGGCGACCGCAAGGTGCTGCGCACCGTCGTCGAAACGCTGAAAAAGGCCGGCTACACGATCCGCAATGGCAAGATGGTGGACCAGACCGGTCGGCCGCTCGCCTTCGAAATCATGACGCAGAACCAGGATCAGGAGAAGCTCGCCGTCGCCTATCAGCGCAGCCTGCGCATGATCGGCGTCGACCTGTCCATCCGCACCGTCGACGATGCGCAATATCAGAGCCGGTCCGGCAGTTTCGACTATGATGTCATCATGAAATCCTACCCCTCCTCCCTCTCTCCGGGCATCGAGCAGGTGGGACGCTGGGGCTCGGATTCGAAGGACCGGCAGGGCAGCTTCAACTTCGCAGGCCTGGCGGATCCGGCCGTTGATCGGGTGATTACCGCCATGCTGAATGCCAGGACGGCGGAGGCCTTCACCACTGCGATCCGTGCCTATGACCGGATTCTTCTGGCCGGCAATTACCTCGTGCCGCTTTATCACATCGGCGAGCAATGGGTTGCGCGCTGGAAGCATATAGAGCATCCAGAGGCAGTGCCGCTCTATGGCTATCAGCTTTCGACCTGGTGGGATGCGCGCGCCCAGAAGTGA
- a CDS encoding DsbA family oxidoreductase, producing the protein MERLTIDLVSDVVCPWCYLGKARLELAIAEVQDEIGIDINWRPYRLNPDYPPEGVDQKAALEAKLGGPDAVRKAHDMLTQLGQEVGIAFNFPAITIGPNTLDAHRLIHWAATESRQHQDRVVTLLFKANFEQGRNVGDRDVLLDIAQDAGLDRKVMETLLSSEADKAVIIGEIDAAQKMGVNGVPFFIIDQQYAISGAQTPDVLAGAFREIAAAKAEARAGLN; encoded by the coding sequence ATGGAACGGCTGACGATCGATCTTGTCTCCGACGTTGTCTGCCCCTGGTGCTATCTCGGCAAGGCCAGGCTGGAACTGGCCATTGCAGAGGTGCAGGACGAGATCGGCATCGATATCAACTGGCGGCCCTATCGGCTCAATCCGGATTACCCGCCGGAGGGCGTCGACCAGAAGGCGGCGCTGGAAGCAAAGCTCGGCGGACCGGATGCGGTGCGCAAGGCGCATGACATGCTGACGCAGCTCGGCCAGGAGGTCGGCATTGCCTTCAACTTCCCGGCCATTACCATCGGTCCCAATACGCTGGATGCGCATCGGCTCATCCATTGGGCAGCGACCGAAAGCCGGCAACATCAGGACCGCGTCGTAACGCTGCTGTTCAAGGCCAATTTCGAGCAGGGCCGCAATGTCGGTGACCGCGACGTGCTGCTGGATATCGCGCAAGATGCAGGCCTCGACCGCAAGGTGATGGAGACCCTGCTCTCCTCCGAGGCCGACAAGGCGGTGATCATCGGCGAAATCGATGCGGCGCAGAAGATGGGTGTCAATGGCGTGCCGTTCTTTATCATCGATCAGCAATATGCAATCAGCGGCGCGCAGACGCCGGATGTGCTGGCCGGTGCGTTCCGCGAGATTGCCGCCGCCAAGGCAGAGGCGCGTGCCGGGCTGAACTAA
- a CDS encoding DMT family transporter, with translation MSSTDTTMKGVAIALLCFAAYSFSDAAVKLVDGRVPAFQTGFIGTLVGFAAVPFLLKRGDRFSDMIRTTNRPLWLLRFVCSTIGTVGSIIAFTELAMAEAFCLIFLLPSFATIMSVIFLKEQVGPKRWAAVVIGFIGVLIVLRPGFRELQLGHLTALASGFTGAVSVIIYRYLGPSEKNISMYGAGLLGALSVCAIAMIPHWTTPSLVDLSLLVVFGLLAAVGTVLLMIASFYAPAAIVTPLQYSQMLWAILLGYLIFNDHVDVWMGLGITLIVGSGLLTLMRERKRGTALPPPVAGQSEAALAVRPEEK, from the coding sequence GTGTCCTCCACAGATACCACCATGAAGGGCGTCGCCATCGCCCTCCTTTGCTTTGCCGCCTATTCCTTCAGCGATGCCGCCGTCAAACTGGTGGACGGACGGGTGCCGGCCTTCCAAACGGGTTTCATCGGCACCCTGGTCGGCTTTGCGGCAGTCCCTTTCCTGCTGAAACGCGGCGACCGTTTCAGCGACATGATCCGCACCACCAACCGGCCGCTCTGGCTGCTGCGCTTCGTCTGCTCGACGATCGGAACCGTCGGCAGCATCATTGCCTTCACGGAACTGGCTATGGCGGAGGCTTTCTGCCTGATCTTTCTCCTGCCCTCCTTCGCAACCATCATGTCGGTGATCTTCCTGAAGGAGCAGGTCGGGCCGAAACGCTGGGCGGCGGTGGTGATCGGCTTCATCGGCGTTCTGATCGTGCTTCGGCCGGGCTTTCGCGAACTCCAGCTCGGACATCTGACAGCGCTGGCCTCCGGCTTTACGGGCGCCGTCTCGGTGATCATCTATCGCTATTTGGGACCCAGCGAGAAGAATATTTCCATGTATGGCGCCGGGCTTCTCGGTGCGCTCAGCGTCTGCGCCATCGCAATGATCCCGCATTGGACGACGCCGTCGCTGGTCGACCTGTCCCTGCTCGTTGTTTTTGGCCTGCTGGCGGCGGTGGGCACGGTGCTGTTGATGATCGCTTCCTTCTATGCGCCGGCCGCCATCGTCACGCCGTTGCAATACAGCCAGATGCTGTGGGCCATCCTGCTCGGCTACCTGATCTTCAACGACCATGTGGACGTGTGGATGGGGCTTGGCATCACGCTCATCGTCGGATCCGGGCTTTTGACGCTGATGCGCGAGCGCAAGCGCGGCACAGCGCTCCCGCCACCGGTTGCCGGGCAGAGCGAGGCGGCCCTTGCCGTCAGGCCGGAAGAGAAGTAG
- the mfd gene encoding transcription-repair coupling factor, whose translation MISGFSARAVAASPAGLTIANVQAGMEPLLLAELARAGHPVAYVMSDGQRMADLEQMLSFVAPDIPVLTLPAWDCLPYDRVSPSADVSARRLAALSGLIAHAKKPHPAIVLVTVNAMMQKIAPAEVIESLAFSARPGNTIRMDDIAARLERNGFDRVSTVREVGEFAVRGGILDVFVPGNEEPVRLDFFGDTLESIRTFDPASQRTTGQARSLDLNPMSEVTLTPDTISRFRKAYLSTFGAATRDDSLYQAVSEGRRYAGMEHWLPLFYERLETGFDYLKGFRIVTDHTVREAAQERSKLIHDYFEARQAAGTSGKGGLAQSAPYKPISPGQLYLEGSAFIRELDAASAVRLTPFSEMDGQAKRVVTLDAHAGPRWAKAQADAEQQNRDERVNVFDLVVKHIADKRAGGAKVLITGWSAGSLDRLLQVLDEHGLKRIKPIQSLSEIGKLAKGEAASAVLSLEGGFETGDLVVIGEQDILGDRMVRRSKRRKRGADFISEVAGLDEGSLVVHAEHGIGRFVGLVTIEAAGAPRACLELHYADQAKLFLPVENIDLLSRYGSDAAEAQLDRLGGGAWQARKAKLKKRLLDMADALIKLAATRMTRRAPVLVTPEGLYDEFAARFPYDETEDQGNAIEAVREDLAEGRPMDRLVCGDVGFGKTEVALRAAFFAAMNGAQVAVVVPTTLLARQHYKTFRERFRGLPVRVEQASRLVSAKELNQTKKDLAEGKVDIVVGTHALLGNGIKFANLGLLIIDEEQHFGVKHKEKLKELKSDVHVLTLSATPIPRTLQLAMTGVRELSLITTPPVDRMAVRTFISPFDPLVIRETLMREHYRGGQSFYVCPRLADLPDIQAYLQSDVPELKVAVAHGQMAAGELEDIMNAFYDGKYDVLLSTTIVESGLDVPTANTLIVHRADMFGLAQLYQLRGRVGRSKVRAFALFTLPVNKQLTQTAERRLKVLQSLDTLGAGFQLASHDLDIRGAGNLLGEEQSGHIKEVGFELYQQMLEEAVAEVKGEDDIHDTGWSPQISVGITVMIPEDYVPDLHLRMGLYRRLGELTDLSEIDGFGAEMVDRFGPMPVEVQNLLKVVYIKSLCRTANVEKLEAGPKGIVLQFRDKQFPNPAALVGYIAKQGTMAKIRPDHSVFLTRDLPTPERRLATAAQIMAQLSDLAKQG comes from the coding sequence ATGATTTCCGGGTTCAGTGCCAGGGCCGTGGCGGCATCGCCCGCCGGCCTGACCATCGCCAATGTGCAGGCCGGCATGGAGCCGCTGCTTCTGGCAGAGCTTGCGCGCGCGGGCCATCCGGTCGCCTATGTCATGTCCGACGGGCAGCGCATGGCCGATCTGGAGCAGATGCTGTCCTTCGTGGCGCCCGATATTCCGGTCCTGACGCTGCCGGCCTGGGACTGCCTCCCCTATGACCGGGTCTCGCCCAGTGCGGACGTGTCGGCGCGCCGCCTGGCAGCCTTGTCGGGCCTTATAGCCCATGCCAAGAAGCCGCATCCGGCCATCGTTCTCGTGACGGTCAACGCGATGATGCAGAAGATCGCGCCGGCCGAGGTGATCGAGAGCCTGGCCTTTTCGGCTCGCCCCGGCAACACGATCCGCATGGACGACATCGCGGCGCGGCTCGAGCGCAACGGCTTCGACCGTGTCTCGACGGTGCGGGAGGTCGGGGAATTTGCCGTGCGCGGCGGCATTCTCGATGTCTTCGTGCCTGGAAACGAGGAGCCGGTCCGCCTCGACTTTTTCGGCGATACGCTGGAATCGATCCGCACCTTTGATCCAGCAAGCCAGCGCACCACCGGCCAGGCCCGCTCGCTCGATCTCAATCCGATGAGCGAAGTGACGCTGACACCCGACACGATCAGCCGTTTCCGCAAGGCCTATCTGTCCACCTTCGGGGCCGCGACGCGCGATGATTCGCTTTATCAGGCTGTCTCCGAGGGACGCCGCTATGCCGGCATGGAGCACTGGCTGCCGCTTTTCTACGAAAGGCTCGAAACCGGTTTCGACTATCTCAAAGGCTTCCGTATCGTCACCGACCATACGGTACGTGAAGCGGCGCAGGAGCGATCTAAGCTCATCCATGACTATTTCGAGGCCCGTCAGGCGGCGGGAACCTCCGGCAAAGGCGGGCTGGCGCAATCCGCGCCCTACAAGCCGATCTCTCCTGGTCAGCTCTATCTGGAAGGCTCGGCCTTCATTCGTGAACTGGATGCGGCAAGTGCGGTGCGGCTCACACCCTTTTCCGAAATGGATGGGCAGGCCAAGCGGGTCGTTACCCTGGATGCACATGCCGGTCCCCGCTGGGCCAAGGCGCAGGCGGATGCCGAGCAGCAGAACCGCGATGAACGCGTCAATGTCTTCGATCTGGTGGTCAAGCACATTGCCGACAAGCGGGCCGGTGGCGCCAAGGTCCTCATCACCGGCTGGTCGGCGGGTTCCCTGGATCGGCTCTTGCAGGTGCTGGACGAGCACGGGCTGAAACGCATCAAGCCCATCCAGTCGCTGTCCGAGATCGGCAAGCTTGCCAAGGGGGAGGCGGCCTCCGCCGTCCTCAGCCTGGAAGGCGGGTTCGAGACGGGCGATCTCGTCGTGATCGGCGAGCAGGACATTCTTGGCGACCGCATGGTGCGGCGGTCGAAGCGCCGCAAACGCGGCGCCGATTTCATTTCCGAAGTGGCTGGCCTCGACGAAGGCTCGCTCGTCGTGCATGCCGAGCACGGTATCGGCCGGTTTGTCGGCCTAGTGACGATCGAGGCGGCAGGCGCCCCGCGCGCCTGTCTCGAACTGCATTATGCCGACCAGGCAAAGCTCTTCCTGCCGGTGGAAAACATCGATCTTCTGTCGCGCTACGGTTCGGACGCGGCGGAAGCGCAGCTGGACAGGCTTGGCGGCGGTGCCTGGCAGGCCCGCAAGGCAAAGCTGAAGAAGCGCCTGCTTGACATGGCCGATGCCCTGATCAAGCTTGCCGCGACCCGCATGACCCGCCGGGCGCCGGTGCTTGTCACCCCGGAAGGCCTCTACGACGAATTTGCCGCCCGCTTTCCCTATGATGAGACCGAAGACCAGGGCAATGCGATCGAGGCCGTGCGCGAGGATCTGGCCGAAGGGCGTCCCATGGATCGGCTGGTCTGCGGCGATGTCGGCTTCGGCAAGACGGAAGTTGCCCTGCGGGCGGCCTTCTTCGCGGCGATGAACGGCGCGCAGGTGGCGGTGGTGGTGCCGACGACCCTGCTTGCCCGGCAGCATTACAAGACCTTCAGGGAGCGGTTCAGGGGCCTGCCGGTGCGGGTCGAGCAGGCATCGCGCCTGGTGAGCGCAAAGGAATTGAACCAGACGAAGAAGGATCTGGCGGAGGGCAAGGTCGATATCGTCGTCGGAACCCATGCCTTGCTCGGCAACGGCATCAAATTTGCCAATCTCGGCCTGCTGATCATCGATGAAGAGCAGCATTTCGGCGTGAAGCACAAGGAGAAGCTGAAGGAGCTGAAAAGCGACGTTCACGTGCTGACCCTCTCGGCGACGCCCATTCCGCGTACGCTGCAGCTGGCCATGACGGGCGTGCGGGAATTGTCGCTGATCACGACGCCGCCGGTCGACCGCATGGCGGTGCGGACGTTCATTTCGCCTTTCGATCCGCTGGTGATCCGCGAGACCCTGATGCGCGAGCATTATCGCGGCGGCCAGAGCTTCTATGTCTGCCCGCGGCTGGCCGATCTTCCCGATATCCAGGCCTATCTGCAGTCGGACGTGCCGGAACTGAAGGTCGCGGTCGCACATGGCCAGATGGCGGCGGGCGAGCTGGAAGACATCATGAACGCCTTTTATGACGGCAAATATGATGTGCTCCTCTCGACCACCATCGTCGAATCCGGCCTCGATGTTCCAACCGCCAATACCTTGATCGTCCACCGCGCCGATATGTTCGGTCTCGCCCAGCTCTACCAGCTGCGCGGCCGCGTGGGACGCTCGAAAGTGCGCGCCTTCGCCCTCTTCACGCTGCCGGTGAACAAGCAGCTGACGCAGACGGCCGAGCGGCGCCTCAAAGTGCTGCAGTCGCTCGATACGCTGGGCGCCGGCTTCCAGCTTGCCAGCCACGACCTCGACATCCGCGGCGCCGGCAACCTCCTGGGCGAGGAACAGTCGGGCCACATCAAGGAAGTCGGCTTCGAACTCTATCAGCAGATGCTTGAGGAGGCGGTGGCCGAGGTCAAGGGCGAGGATGATATCCATGATACCGGATGGTCGCCGCAGATCTCGGTGGGGATCACGGTGATGATTCCGGAGGACTACGTGCCGGATCTTCACCTGCGCATGGGTCTCTACCGCCGGCTCGGCGAGCTGACGGATCTCTCGGAAATCGACGGCTTCGGCGCCGAAATGGTGGATCGCTTTGGGCCAATGCCGGTCGAGGTGCAGAACCTGCTGAAGGTGGTCTACATCAAGTCCCTGTGCCGGACGGCGAATGTCGAGAAGCTGGAGGCGGGACCGAAAGGCATCGTGCTGCAGTTCCGCGACAAGCAGTTCCCCAATCCGGCCGCGCTGGTCGGCTATATCGCCAAGCAGGGGACAATGGCAAAGATCCGCCCCGATCACAGCGTCTTTCTGACCCGCGACCTGCCGACGCCGGAACGGCGGCTGGCAACTGCGGCGCAGATCATGGCGCAGCTTTCGGATCTCGCCAAGCAGGGCTGA